In the Kribbella sp. NBC_00482 genome, one interval contains:
- a CDS encoding helix-turn-helix domain-containing protein, producing MSRHGWSQTQIGARTCQSQGEVSEILNGRQVKAYDVLERIADAFEIPRGRMGLAYSSPGQGESYKSSELTSDDRRNFAGAVASVAFGSVNDQARKWLPELPNSVAAVPAVINESDVEQVASMTLEFRKLDQRYGGGAAVDAARGFYGYARRMIHSTADQRTHRDLKVSLADFSSMLGWSFHDIGDQAAARRFLMNALVLAKDADEPSLAASILYRLGRVSMQEAQPVEALKMLQLGQLAAQDAGDPAEVARLHANEALAYAMLGKHDHVLDALARAEHEMGRADKSRVSPWTTLYFTPGDYTGHQALVYNSLSGYAKDEAQAREYAVRAVEFAQLAITESGPDRSRRSRTFDRIILSTNLLRTNELHVGVDVGRDVINEAQVLRSGRGLSRLAEIGAAASHHSGNSDAVDLLHQFESLRTTAPKALTA from the coding sequence GTGTCCCGGCACGGCTGGAGCCAGACACAAATCGGAGCCCGCACCTGCCAATCCCAGGGCGAGGTCTCGGAGATCCTCAACGGCCGCCAGGTCAAGGCGTACGACGTCCTTGAACGCATCGCCGACGCATTCGAGATTCCGCGCGGACGGATGGGACTCGCATACAGCTCACCTGGCCAAGGGGAGAGCTACAAGTCGAGCGAGCTGACCAGCGACGATCGCCGCAACTTCGCTGGCGCGGTTGCGAGCGTCGCGTTCGGTTCAGTCAATGACCAGGCACGGAAGTGGCTACCCGAGTTGCCGAACAGCGTGGCCGCAGTACCGGCCGTCATCAACGAATCGGACGTCGAACAAGTAGCGTCGATGACCCTGGAGTTCCGCAAACTAGATCAGCGTTACGGCGGGGGAGCAGCGGTTGACGCGGCCCGTGGTTTCTATGGCTACGCACGGCGGATGATCCACTCGACCGCGGACCAACGCACCCACCGAGACCTCAAGGTGTCACTAGCGGACTTCAGCAGCATGCTCGGTTGGTCGTTCCACGACATCGGCGATCAAGCAGCAGCCCGACGCTTCCTCATGAACGCTCTCGTCCTCGCCAAAGATGCCGACGAACCCTCGCTCGCAGCTTCGATCCTGTACCGGCTCGGTCGGGTCAGCATGCAAGAAGCCCAACCAGTCGAGGCACTGAAGATGCTCCAGCTTGGCCAGCTCGCGGCACAGGACGCGGGCGATCCAGCCGAGGTCGCAAGACTGCACGCCAACGAAGCGCTCGCCTACGCGATGCTCGGCAAGCACGATCACGTCCTCGACGCACTCGCTCGTGCGGAACACGAGATGGGCCGTGCCGACAAGAGTCGAGTATCTCCATGGACAACGCTGTATTTCACGCCAGGCGACTACACCGGGCATCAGGCGCTGGTGTACAACTCGCTGTCGGGCTACGCAAAGGACGAGGCACAGGCCCGCGAGTACGCCGTGCGCGCCGTCGAATTCGCGCAACTGGCAATCACCGAGTCCGGCCCGGACAGATCGCGCCGAAGCCGAACCTTCGACCGGATCATCCTGTCGACGAACCTGCTGCGTACGAACGAACTCCACGTCGGTGTCGACGTAGGTCGCGATGTCATCAACGAAGCCCAGGTCCTCCGCAGTGGTCGTGGCCTGAGCCGCCTCGCGGAGATCGGCGCCGCAGCTTCACACCATTCCGGCAACTCCGACGCCGTGGACTTGCTCCACCAGTTCGAATCCCTCCGCACAACCGCGCCGAAGGCCCTCACCGCATGA
- a CDS encoding phosphotransferase enzyme family protein has product MTNLSPELDQRLKHALKGICQEAGLLPDEAELIKYTNNAVYRLPSQGVVVRFGAGDLASQRADHVARIATWLEQHDAPAVRLAPDLSQPVLFENYSATIWQLLEGSNPAWTGAALAAPLLGWHKLEPMPNLKPWDPFSRARSRLAMADGLTADDHGWLTEQWAKTEADYRDLTPDLRMGLLHGDAYMGNLLKEPTGRFVLCDFDGTSIGPLAYDLVVAAVSALRFGATQDHEALATAYGRDVTTLPSWPTLRRIRELVLVTSVITDLRNRPDIAKVHAHRLATLRSGANELWRRYK; this is encoded by the coding sequence ATGACGAACCTGTCCCCAGAGCTCGACCAGCGGCTCAAGCACGCCCTCAAGGGAATCTGCCAAGAAGCAGGCCTTCTCCCGGACGAAGCCGAACTCATCAAGTACACGAATAACGCCGTGTACCGACTTCCCAGCCAAGGCGTCGTCGTCAGGTTCGGCGCAGGCGACCTCGCCAGCCAACGCGCCGACCACGTCGCACGAATCGCCACCTGGCTCGAGCAGCATGATGCGCCGGCCGTCAGGCTTGCTCCAGATCTGAGCCAGCCTGTCCTGTTCGAGAACTACTCGGCCACCATCTGGCAGTTGCTTGAAGGCAGCAATCCCGCGTGGACTGGCGCGGCGCTGGCGGCACCATTACTTGGCTGGCACAAACTCGAACCGATGCCGAACCTCAAGCCCTGGGATCCCTTCAGTCGTGCGCGCAGCCGTCTCGCCATGGCCGACGGCCTAACCGCTGACGATCACGGCTGGCTCACTGAACAGTGGGCCAAGACCGAAGCCGACTACCGAGACCTCACTCCCGACCTCCGGATGGGCCTACTCCACGGAGACGCCTACATGGGCAACCTCCTGAAGGAGCCGACCGGTCGCTTTGTCCTTTGCGACTTCGACGGCACCAGCATCGGCCCGCTCGCCTACGACCTAGTCGTAGCCGCCGTCAGCGCCCTCCGCTTTGGCGCCACCCAGGACCACGAGGCGCTAGCCACCGCCTACGGCCGAGACGTGACGACCCTCCCTTCCTGGCCGACGCTCCGCCGCATCAGAGAACTAGTCCTCGTCACCAGCGTCATCACTGACCTCCGCAACCGCCCAGACATCGCCAAGGTCCACGCGCATCGACTGGCCACTCTAAGATCGGGCGCCAACGAACTTTGGCGCCGCTACAAGTAG
- a CDS encoding 3'-5' exonuclease: MAQPTDSWTAYDYAVVDVEGNGQQPPDLVEISIIAIKDGLIGQARTWLVCPPRPITPMARRFHRITHDQLVDALTVADIEAELRHALSDKVFVAHNAGVDLGVLGRELPGFQPVQVLDTVKLARRLLPGRASYKLGALVDAFGLARGLPAELTPHRATYHTLVCAQLLAHLATPPGREPRTLVELMDATVRKSTTDTAGEERAASLF, encoded by the coding sequence GTGGCGCAACCAACGGACTCGTGGACGGCGTACGACTACGCCGTCGTCGACGTCGAGGGAAACGGACAGCAGCCACCGGACCTGGTCGAGATCTCGATCATCGCGATCAAGGACGGTTTGATCGGGCAAGCGAGGACCTGGCTGGTTTGTCCGCCTCGGCCGATCACTCCGATGGCGCGGCGCTTCCACAGGATCACGCACGATCAGCTCGTAGACGCTCTGACCGTGGCCGACATCGAGGCAGAATTGCGCCACGCGCTGAGCGACAAGGTGTTCGTCGCGCACAACGCCGGCGTCGATCTCGGCGTGCTCGGTCGCGAGCTGCCCGGCTTCCAACCCGTACAAGTCCTGGACACTGTCAAGCTCGCTCGGCGGCTGCTTCCTGGCCGCGCATCGTACAAGCTCGGAGCGCTTGTCGACGCGTTCGGCCTAGCCCGAGGTCTTCCGGCCGAGCTGACGCCGCACCGCGCGACCTACCACACGCTCGTCTGCGCCCAGCTCCTCGCCCATTTGGCGACGCCTCCCGGCCGCGAGCCGCGCACACTCGTCGAGCTGATGGATGCCACAGTCCGTAAGTCCACGACAGACACCGCCGGCGAGGAACGAGCCGCGAGTCTGTTCTGA